CCTGGCTCAGCCGTCTGACGGGCAGCGAGAAGCCGGCCGTTGGCGGGCGCGATTCCGCTGTCTATTTCGAGGACTGGACCCAGTTCTGCGCGCGTCGCCGCCAGCGCGACGAGGCGATCCTCTCCTGGGCGGAGAGCATCGAGGCCGATTGGCTGCGCGGCACGCTGATCTGGTACTCTGGCGCCGCCGGCCGCGAGATGGGCAAGCCACGCGCCTTCGCGATCGCCCATCTGTTCAATCACCAGACCCATCATCGCGGCCAGATCCACGCGATGCTGACCGCTGCCGGCGCCAAGCCGGACGATACTGACCTCTTCCTCGTCGACG
Above is a genomic segment from Bosea sp. NBC_00550 containing:
- a CDS encoding DinB family protein; translated protein: MVDPAFVQTLARYNAWQNRSLLAAADGLSDEARKLDRGAFFKSIHGTFNHLLWADETWLSRLTGSEKPAVGGRDSAVYFEDWTQFCARRRQRDEAILSWAESIEADWLRGTLIWYSGAAGREMGKPRAFAIAHLFNHQTHHRGQIHAMLTAAGAKPDDTDLFLVDEPR